Proteins from one Rhineura floridana isolate rRhiFlo1 chromosome 16, rRhiFlo1.hap2, whole genome shotgun sequence genomic window:
- the LOC133371325 gene encoding nuclear cap-binding protein subunit 2-like has protein sequence MSGIPKATLSGLNTDSYCEISKYRHRHFMGSYDLKEKALRNSCTLYVGNLSFYTTEEQIYELFSKCGDVKRIVMGLDKVKKTPCGFCFVEYYTRAEAEHAMRFIGGTRLDDRVIRTDWDVGFKEGRQYGRGRTGGQVRDEYRTDYDVGRGGFGKIVQEQQKTQQTGIY, from the exons ATGTCGGGGATTCCGAAAGCCACCCTGAGCGGGCTCAACACTGACTCGTACTGCGAGATCAGCAAGTATCGGCACCGGCACTTCATG GGAAGCTATGACCTTAAGGAAAAAGCCCTGAGGAACTCCTGCACGCTTTATGTGGGAAACCTCTCCTTCTACACCACAGAGGAGCAAATCTACGAGCTCTTCTCTAAGTGTGGGGATGTCAAGCGCATAGTCATGGGGCTGGACAAAGTGAAGAAAACTCCCTGTGGCTTCTGCTTCGTGGA ATACTACACGAGAGCGGAGGCGGAGCATGCTATGCGGTTCATCGGTGGGACTCGTCTGGATGACCGCGTCATCCGAACAGACTGGGATGTAGGGTTTAAGGAAGGGCGGCAGTATGGCCGTGGAAGGACAGGTGGCCAG GTGCGAGATGAGTACCGGACGGACTATGATGTGGGCAGAGGTGGCTTTGGCAAGATTGTTCAGGAGCAGCAGAAGACTCAACAGACAGGGATCTACTAA
- the LOC133371138 gene encoding nuclear cap-binding protein subunit 2-like isoform X1, with amino-acid sequence MSGILNATLSGLNTDSYCEMGPYRDQHFMGNCDLQEKALKNSCTLYVGNLSFYTTEEQIYELFCKCGDVKRIVMGLDKVKKTPCGFCFVEYYTRAEAEHAMRFISETRLDDRVIETDWDVGFKEGRQYGRGRTGGQVQDEYRTDYDVGRGGFGKIVQQQKKAQQTGIY; translated from the exons ATGTCGGGGATTCTGAATGCCACCCTGAGCGGGCTCAACACTGACTCGTACTGCGAGATGGGCCCGTATCGGGACCAGCACTTCATG GGAAACTGTGACCTCCAGGAAAAAGCCCTGAAAAACTCCTGCACACTTTATGTGGGCAACCTCTCCTTCTACACCACGGAGGAGCAAATCTACGAGCTCTTCTGTAAGTGCGGGGATGTCAAGCGCATAGTCATGGGGCTGGACAAAGTGAAGAAAACCCCCTGTGGCTTCTGCTTTGTGGA ATACTACACGAGAGCGGAGGCGGAGCATGCTATGCGGTTCATCAGTGAGACTCGTCTGGATGACCGCGTCATCGAAACAGACTGGGATGTAGGGTTTAAGGAAGGGCGGCAGTATGGCCGTGGAAGGACAGGTGGCCAG GTGCAAGATGAGTACCGGACGGACTATGATGTGGGCAGAGGTGGCTTTGGCAAGATTGTTCAACAGCAGAAGAAGGCTCAACAGACAGGGATCTACTAA
- the LOC133371138 gene encoding nuclear cap-binding protein subunit 2-like isoform X2, giving the protein MSGILNATLSGLNTDSYCEMGPYRDQHFMGNCDLQEKALKNSCTLYVGNLSFYTTEEQIYELFCKCGDVKRIVMGLDKVKKTPCGFCFVEYPWLVFAFTACSLICGFADNQISARKSFSATSSNNFDPEKGLKLNLHMMKHPPPSGSTRGACERLPPLP; this is encoded by the exons ATGTCGGGGATTCTGAATGCCACCCTGAGCGGGCTCAACACTGACTCGTACTGCGAGATGGGCCCGTATCGGGACCAGCACTTCATG GGAAACTGTGACCTCCAGGAAAAAGCCCTGAAAAACTCCTGCACACTTTATGTGGGCAACCTCTCCTTCTACACCACGGAGGAGCAAATCTACGAGCTCTTCTGTAAGTGCGGGGATGTCAAGCGCATAGTCATGGGGCTGGACAAAGTGAAGAAAACCCCCTGTGGCTTCTGCTTTGTGGAGTATCCTTGGCTTGTGTTTGCATTTACAGCCTGTAGTTTGATCTGTGGCTTTGCTGACAACCAAA tctctgccaggaaATCCTTCAGCGCCACCTCATCAAACAACTTCGATCCAGAAAAAGGACTGAAGCTAAATTTGCACATGATGAAGCATCCACCTCCCAGTGGTTCAACCAGAGGTGCCTGTGAGCGACTGCCGCCACTGCCATAG
- the LOC133371215 gene encoding nuclear cap-binding protein subunit 2-like isoform X1, whose amino-acid sequence MSGIPNATLSGLNTDSYCEMGPYRDQHFMGNCDLQEKALKNSCTLYVGNLSFYTTEEQIYELFCKCGDVKRIVMGLDKVKKTPCGFCFVEYYTRAEAEHAMRFISETRLDDRVIRTDWDVGFKEGRQYGRGRTGGQVRDEYRTDYDVGRGGFGKIVQQQKKAQQTGIY is encoded by the exons ATGTCGGGGATTCCGAATGCCACCCTGAGCGGGCTCAACACTGACTCGTACTGCGAGATGGGCCCGTATCGGGACCAGCACTTCATG GGAAACTGTGACCTCCAGGAAAAAGCCCTGAAAAACTCCTGCACACTTTATGTGGGCAACCTCTCCTTCTACACCACGGAGGAGCAAATCTACGAGCTCTTCTGTAAGTGCGGGGATGTCAAGCGCATAGTCATGGGGCTGGACAAAGTGAAGAAAACCCCCTGTGGCTTCTGCTTTGTGGA ATACTACACGAGAGCGGAGGCGGAGCATGCTATGCGGTTCATCAGTGAGACTCGTCTGGATGACCGCGTCATCCGAACAGACTGGGATGTAGGGTTTAAGGAAGGGCGGCAGTATGGCCGTGGAAGGACAGGTGGCCAG GTGCGAGATGAGTACCGGACGGACTATGATGTGGGCAGAGGTGGCTTTGGCAAGATTGTTCAACAGCAGAAGAAGGCTCAACAGACAGGGATCTACTAA